Proteins from one Podarcis raffonei isolate rPodRaf1 chromosome 1, rPodRaf1.pri, whole genome shotgun sequence genomic window:
- the CHPF gene encoding chondroitin sulfate synthase 2 isoform X2 has protein sequence MRQRLFVGVLTSKNTLHSLAVAVNRTLGHRLERLVYFTGTRGRKVPHGMTVVTHGDERPIWNMYQTVKYVLDHYVADFDWVFLVQDDTYTEAHRVNRLASHLSIDTLLYMGRPEEFIGGDTQGRYCYGGFGYLLSRALLLRLQPHLESCRNDILSAHPDEWLGRCIIDYTGVDCVAEREGLHYQYFELGKNTDPERESDPRFNTAFTVHPVLDPVQMYRLHRHFARVELKHTYQEIQQLQLEIQNTSSLSADGDLSATWPIGIAPPFQPKTRFEVLRWDYFTEEAAFSCMDGAPKCELRGADTADVADVVAAAVEELNHRYQPVLHIRKQQLLNGYRRFDPTRGMEYTLDLQLEVVTQKGHSRSLAKRVHLLRPLSEVEIIPMPYVTEASRVNVILPLTAPERDYAARFLEVYAAAAFENAENAVLTFLFIYDPFEAQQVAQNDVFRAVKARIAEYERRYAQVKIPWISVKTDAPSQIKVMDIISKKHPVDTLFFVAGVGTEVTAEFLNRCRMNTINSWQVFFPIHFQGYNPTIAFHNQPPPLSGLDLVRDAGHFDRDAFSEACFYNADYMAARTRMAADAQDNEDILETLDIYDLFVKYSNLHVFRAVEPALLQRYRPHGCNPRLSEEQYHRCVQSSLEGLGSRAQLAMVLFEQEQGNST, from the exons ATGCGCCAGCGCCTCTTTGTGGGCGTGCTGACATCGAAGAACACATTGCACTCCCTCGCAGTGGCTGTGAACCGCACCTTGGGACACCGGCTGGAGCGATTGGTCTACTTCACGGGCACCCGGGGGCGCAAGGTCCCTCACGGCATGACGGTGGTGACGCACGGCGACGAGAGGCCCATCTGGAACATGTACCAGACTGTCAAGTATGTGCTGGACCATTACGTGGCTGACTTCGACTGGGTTTTCCTGGTGCAGGACGACACCTACACTGAGGCCCACCGTGTGAACCGCTTGGCCTCTCACCTCAGCATTGACACTCTGCTCTACATGGGCCGGCCAGAGGAGTTCATTGGTGGGGACACGCAAGGGCGCTACTGCTATGGCGGCTTCGGCTACCTGCTTTCCCGGGCCCTTCTCCTGCGGTTGCAGCCTCACCTGGAAAGCTGCCGGAACGACATCCTGAGCGCCCATCCCGATGAGTGGCTGGGGCGCTGCATCATTGACTACACTGGGGTAGATTGTGTGGCAGAGCGTGAG GGCCTGCATTACCAGTACTTTGAACTTGGAAAGAACACTGACCCTGAGAGAGAGAGCGACCCGCGATTCAACACGGCCTTCACTGTTCACCCTGTGCTGGACCCTGTCCAGATGTACCGGCTGCACAGACATTTTGCCCGTGTGGAACTGAAGCACACATACCAGGAAATCCAGCAGCTACAG CTCGAGATTCAGAACACCAGCAGCCTGTCTGCAGATGGCGACTTGAGTGCCACCTGGCCCATTGGCATCGCTCCTCCTTTCCAGCCCAAAACCCGCTTTGAGGTGCTTCGCTGGGATTACTTCACGGAAGAGGCAGCTTTCTCTTGCATGGATGGAGCTCCCAAGTGCGAGCTGCGTGGTGCAGACACAGCCGACGTGGCCGACGTGGTAGCTGCAGCTGTGGAAGAGCTAAACCACCGGTACCAGCCGGTGCTGCACATCCggaagcagcagctgctgaaCGGCTACCGCCGCTTTGACCCGACGCGAGGCATGGAGTACACCCTGGACCTGCAGCTGGAAGTGGTGACCCAGAAGGGGCACAGCCGGTCGCTGGCCAAGCGGGTGCACCTGCTGCGCCCTCTCAGCGAGGTGGAGATCATCCCAATGCCCTATGTGACAGAGGCCAGCCGGGTCAACGTCATCCTGCCCCTGACAGCCCCGGAGCGAGATTATGCCGCACGCTTCCTGGAGGTCTATGCTGCGGCCGCCTTTGAGAATGCAGAGAACGCTGTGCTGACTTTCCTCTTCATCTACGACCCCTTTGAGGCTCAGCAAGTGGCCCAGAACGACGTCTTCCGGGCGGTGAAGGCGCGCATTGCGGAGTACGAGCGGCGCTATGCGCAGGTGAAGATCCCCTGGATCAGTGTCAAGACAGATGCTCCCTCCCAGATCAAGGTGATGGACATCATTTCCAAGAAGCACCCCGTGGACACGCTCTTCTTCGTGGCTGGTGTGGGCACTGAAGTCACGGCCGAGTTCCTCAACCGCTGCCGCATGAACACCATCAACAGCTGGCAGGTCTTCTTCCCCATCCACTTCCAGGGCTACAACCCCACCATCGCCTTCCACAACCAGCCCCCGCCTCTGTCTGGCCTGGACCTGGTGCGGGATGCCGGCCACTTTGACCGCGACGCCTTCAGCGAAGCCTGCTTCTACAACGCCGACTACATGGCGGCACGCACGCGCATGGCTGCCGATGCCCAGGACAACGAGGACATCCTGGAGACGCTGGACATCTACGACCTGTTTGTCAAGTACTCCAACCTGCATGTCTTCCGGGCGGTGGAGCCGGCCCTCCTGCAGCGCTACCGGCCGCACGGCTGCAACCCGCGCCTGAGCGAGGAGCAGTACCACCGCTGTGTGCAGAGCAGCCTGGAGGGCCTGGGCTCCCGGGCGCAGCTGGCCATGGTGCTCTTTGAACAGGAGCAGGGCAACAGCACATGA